One genomic region from Carcharodon carcharias isolate sCarCar2 chromosome 12, sCarCar2.pri, whole genome shotgun sequence encodes:
- the LOC121285321 gene encoding cytotoxic T-lymphocyte protein 4-like isoform X2, with protein sequence MKHRGQLVVLLTCFLGALNMPALALQVIQPRLILAESHNVTLKCAYDNTRDEPLEQFRIHILKGERGANIKVCDLYFDISKNKLPNDQSCQGQPRNGSVLITFNGLNTSQSDLYICQIQKIHPPPYITSFGNGTWIFISPDRVEMKPCGQFTQTTLIILVLTAFFMLYSVLITCLHWPLGTTACILRMKEAVDMKCELIHNSDEPATATWTGQRWETGPRQGKC encoded by the exons atgaagcaccGAGGTCAGCTTGTCGTCTTGCTTACCTGCTTTCTGGGGGCCCTGAACATGCCAG ctCTAGCATTGCAAGTTATTCAGCCTAGATTAATCCTGGCTGAAAGCCACAACGTCACTCTCAAATGTGCATATGACAACACAAGAGATGAACCACTCGAGCAGTTCAGGATCCACATACTTAAAGGAGAGCGCGGGGCCAACATTAAGGTCTGTGATCTTTACTTTGATATCAGCAAGAATAAGCTGCCGAATGATCAGAGCTGCCAGGGACAACCCCGGAATGGCAGCGTGTTGATAACGTTCAATGGGCTAAACACATCTCAAAGTGACTTATATATTTGCCAAATCCAGAAAATACATCCACCGCCTTACATTACGAGCTTCGGGAATGGGACTTGGATTTTCATCAGTCCAGACAGAGTTG AGATGAAGCCGTGCGGTCAATTCACTCAAACCACCCTGATCATCCTGGTGCTCACTGCATTCTTCATGTTATACAGTGTCCTCATTACCTGCCTGCACTGG CCTCTTGGTACCACCGCTTGCATTCTCAGGATGAAGGAGGCAGTTGACATGAAATGTGAACTGATTCACAATTCTGACGAACCCGCTACTGCTACGTGGACTGGCCAGCGCTGGGAGACAGGCCCAAGGCAAGGCAA
- the LOC121285321 gene encoding cytotoxic T-lymphocyte protein 4-like isoform X1, with protein MKHRGQLVVLLTCFLGALNMPALALQVIQPRLILAESHNVTLKCAYDNTRDEPLEQFRIHILKGERGANIKVCDLYFDISKNKLPNDQSCQGQPRNGSVLITFNGLNTSQSDLYICQIQKIHPPPYITSFGNGTWIFISPDRVEMKPCGQFTQTTLIILVLTAFFMLYSVLITCLHWPLGTTACILRMKEAVDMKCELIHNSDEPATATWTGQRWETGPRQDVEKEPRRTEQ; from the exons atgaagcaccGAGGTCAGCTTGTCGTCTTGCTTACCTGCTTTCTGGGGGCCCTGAACATGCCAG ctCTAGCATTGCAAGTTATTCAGCCTAGATTAATCCTGGCTGAAAGCCACAACGTCACTCTCAAATGTGCATATGACAACACAAGAGATGAACCACTCGAGCAGTTCAGGATCCACATACTTAAAGGAGAGCGCGGGGCCAACATTAAGGTCTGTGATCTTTACTTTGATATCAGCAAGAATAAGCTGCCGAATGATCAGAGCTGCCAGGGACAACCCCGGAATGGCAGCGTGTTGATAACGTTCAATGGGCTAAACACATCTCAAAGTGACTTATATATTTGCCAAATCCAGAAAATACATCCACCGCCTTACATTACGAGCTTCGGGAATGGGACTTGGATTTTCATCAGTCCAGACAGAGTTG AGATGAAGCCGTGCGGTCAATTCACTCAAACCACCCTGATCATCCTGGTGCTCACTGCATTCTTCATGTTATACAGTGTCCTCATTACCTGCCTGCACTGG CCTCTTGGTACCACCGCTTGCATTCTCAGGATGAAGGAGGCAGTTGACATGAAATGTGAACTGATTCACAATTCTGACGAACCCGCTACTGCTACGTGGACTGGCCAGCGCTGGGAGACAGGCCCAAGGCAAG